Proteins found in one Mangifera indica cultivar Alphonso chromosome 15, CATAS_Mindica_2.1, whole genome shotgun sequence genomic segment:
- the LOC123198411 gene encoding eukaryotic translation initiation factor 3 subunit E-like isoform X3: MASYDLTQRIAPNLDRHLVFPILEFLQERQLYSDEQILKSKIELLNKTNMVDYAMDIHKSLYHTDDVPQDMVERRAEVVARLKALEEAAAPLVSFLQNPSAVQELRPDKHYNLQMLNDRYQIGPNQIEALYQYAKFQFECGNYSAAADYLYQYRALCTNSERRLSALWGKLAAEILMQNWDIAHEELNQLKEKVDDSKMQSRIWLMHWNLFIFFNHDNGRMQIIDLFNQDKYLNAIQTNAPHLLRYLATAFIVNKRRRPQFKDFIKVIQQEQYSYKDPITEFLACVYVNYDFDGAQKKMRECEEVILNDPFLGKRLEEGNFSTVPLRDEFLENARLCIFETYCRIHQRIDMGRVLAEKLNLNYEEAERWIVNLIRSSKLDAKIDTKTGTVIIEPSHPNVYEQLIDHTKALSGRTYKLVSQLMEHVQTQAAR; encoded by the exons ATGGCGAGTTACGACCTCACGCAGCGCATAGCACCCAATCTCGACCGACACCTTGTCTTCCCAATCCTCGAGTTCCTTCAAGAACGCCAGCTTTACTCAGACGAACAAATCCTCAAGTCCAAGATCGAGTTGTTGAACAAGACTAACATGGTTGATTACGCCATGGACATTCACAAGAGCCTCTACCACACAGACGATGTCCCTCAAGATATGGTCGAGCGGAGAGCGGAGGTCGTCGCCAGATTGAAAGCCCTGGAGGAGGCTGCTGCTCCCTTGGTTTCCTTCTTGCAGAACCCTTCTGCTGTGCAAGAGTTGAGGCCTgataaacattataatttacaGATGCTTAATGACCGCTACCAG ATTGGTCCCAACCAGATAGAGGCATTATATCAGTATGCCAAGTTTCAGTTTGAATGTGGGAACTACTCTGCTGCCGCTGACTATCTTTATCAGTACAGGGCATTGTGCACAAATAGTGAAAGGAGGCTGAGTGCACTATGGGGTAAGTTGGCAGCTGAGATATTGATGCAGAACTGGGATATTGCTCATGAAGAACTTAATCAGTTGAAAGAAAAAGTTGACGATTCaaag ATGCAAAGCAGAATCTGGCTGATGCATTGGAACCTGTTCATCTTTTTCAATCATGATAATGGAAGGATGCAAATCATTGACTTGTTCAATCAGGATAA GTATCTCAATGCCATTCAAACAAATGCTCCCCATCTCCTGCGTTACTTAGCCACTGCATTCATTGTCAATAAGAGGAGGAGACCTCAATTCAAAGATTTTATTAAGGTTATTCAGCAAGAGCAGTACTCTTACAAAGACCCTATTACAGAGTTTTTGGCTTGTGTATATGTCAATTATGACTTTGATGGTGcacaaaagaaaatgagagaatgTGAAGAA GTGATATTGAATGATCCTTTCCTGGGCAAACGATTGGAAGAAGGCAACTTTTCTACTGTGCCACTGAGAGATGAGTTCCTTGAAAATGCTCGGCTATGTATCTTTGAGACCTATTGCCGAATTCATCAGCGTATTGATATGGG CAGAGTACTTGCTGagaagttgaatttgaattatgagGAGGCTGAAAGATGGATTGTGAATCTTATTCGGAGCTCAAAACTTGATGCCAAAATTGATACAAAGACAGGAACTGTTATAATTGAGCCTAGCCATCCCAATGT ATACGAGCAATTGATAGACCACACTAAGGCGCTATCAGGACGTACCTATAAGCTAGTCAGTCAGCTTATGGAACATGTACAAACACAAGCTGCTCGATAA
- the LOC123198411 gene encoding eukaryotic translation initiation factor 3 subunit E-like isoform X2 — translation MASYDLTQRIAPNLDRHLVFPILEFLQERQLYSDEQILKSKIELLNKTNMVDYAMDIHKSLYHTDDVPQDMVERRAEVVARLKALEEAAAPLVSFLQNPSAVQELRPDKHYNLQMLNDRYQIGPNQIEALYQYAKFQFECGNYSAAADYLYQYRALCTNSERRLSALWGKLAAEILMQNWDIAHEELNQLKEKVDDSKNFLSPLSQMQSRIWLMHWNLFIFFNHDNGRMQIIDLFNQDKYLNAIQTNAPHLLRYLATAFIVNKRRRPQFKDFIKVIQQEQYSYKDPITEFLACVYVNYDFDGAQKKMRECEEVILNDPFLGKRLEEGNFSTVPLRDEFLENARLCIFETYCRIHQRIDMGVLAEKLNLNYEEAERWIVNLIRSSKLDAKIDTKTGTVIIEPSHPNVYEQLIDHTKALSGRTYKLVSQLMEHVQTQAAR, via the exons ATGGCGAGTTACGACCTCACGCAGCGCATAGCACCCAATCTCGACCGACACCTTGTCTTCCCAATCCTCGAGTTCCTTCAAGAACGCCAGCTTTACTCAGACGAACAAATCCTCAAGTCCAAGATCGAGTTGTTGAACAAGACTAACATGGTTGATTACGCCATGGACATTCACAAGAGCCTCTACCACACAGACGATGTCCCTCAAGATATGGTCGAGCGGAGAGCGGAGGTCGTCGCCAGATTGAAAGCCCTGGAGGAGGCTGCTGCTCCCTTGGTTTCCTTCTTGCAGAACCCTTCTGCTGTGCAAGAGTTGAGGCCTgataaacattataatttacaGATGCTTAATGACCGCTACCAG ATTGGTCCCAACCAGATAGAGGCATTATATCAGTATGCCAAGTTTCAGTTTGAATGTGGGAACTACTCTGCTGCCGCTGACTATCTTTATCAGTACAGGGCATTGTGCACAAATAGTGAAAGGAGGCTGAGTGCACTATGGGGTAAGTTGGCAGCTGAGATATTGATGCAGAACTGGGATATTGCTCATGAAGAACTTAATCAGTTGAAAGAAAAAGTTGACGATTCaaag AATTTTTTGTCTCCTTTGAGTCAGATGCAAAGCAGAATCTGGCTGATGCATTGGAACCTGTTCATCTTTTTCAATCATGATAATGGAAGGATGCAAATCATTGACTTGTTCAATCAGGATAA GTATCTCAATGCCATTCAAACAAATGCTCCCCATCTCCTGCGTTACTTAGCCACTGCATTCATTGTCAATAAGAGGAGGAGACCTCAATTCAAAGATTTTATTAAGGTTATTCAGCAAGAGCAGTACTCTTACAAAGACCCTATTACAGAGTTTTTGGCTTGTGTATATGTCAATTATGACTTTGATGGTGcacaaaagaaaatgagagaatgTGAAGAA GTGATATTGAATGATCCTTTCCTGGGCAAACGATTGGAAGAAGGCAACTTTTCTACTGTGCCACTGAGAGATGAGTTCCTTGAAAATGCTCGGCTATGTATCTTTGAGACCTATTGCCGAATTCATCAGCGTATTGATATGGG AGTACTTGCTGagaagttgaatttgaattatgagGAGGCTGAAAGATGGATTGTGAATCTTATTCGGAGCTCAAAACTTGATGCCAAAATTGATACAAAGACAGGAACTGTTATAATTGAGCCTAGCCATCCCAATGT ATACGAGCAATTGATAGACCACACTAAGGCGCTATCAGGACGTACCTATAAGCTAGTCAGTCAGCTTATGGAACATGTACAAACACAAGCTGCTCGATAA
- the LOC123198411 gene encoding eukaryotic translation initiation factor 3 subunit E-like isoform X1: MASYDLTQRIAPNLDRHLVFPILEFLQERQLYSDEQILKSKIELLNKTNMVDYAMDIHKSLYHTDDVPQDMVERRAEVVARLKALEEAAAPLVSFLQNPSAVQELRPDKHYNLQMLNDRYQIGPNQIEALYQYAKFQFECGNYSAAADYLYQYRALCTNSERRLSALWGKLAAEILMQNWDIAHEELNQLKEKVDDSKNFLSPLSQMQSRIWLMHWNLFIFFNHDNGRMQIIDLFNQDKYLNAIQTNAPHLLRYLATAFIVNKRRRPQFKDFIKVIQQEQYSYKDPITEFLACVYVNYDFDGAQKKMRECEEVILNDPFLGKRLEEGNFSTVPLRDEFLENARLCIFETYCRIHQRIDMGRVLAEKLNLNYEEAERWIVNLIRSSKLDAKIDTKTGTVIIEPSHPNVYEQLIDHTKALSGRTYKLVSQLMEHVQTQAAR; this comes from the exons ATGGCGAGTTACGACCTCACGCAGCGCATAGCACCCAATCTCGACCGACACCTTGTCTTCCCAATCCTCGAGTTCCTTCAAGAACGCCAGCTTTACTCAGACGAACAAATCCTCAAGTCCAAGATCGAGTTGTTGAACAAGACTAACATGGTTGATTACGCCATGGACATTCACAAGAGCCTCTACCACACAGACGATGTCCCTCAAGATATGGTCGAGCGGAGAGCGGAGGTCGTCGCCAGATTGAAAGCCCTGGAGGAGGCTGCTGCTCCCTTGGTTTCCTTCTTGCAGAACCCTTCTGCTGTGCAAGAGTTGAGGCCTgataaacattataatttacaGATGCTTAATGACCGCTACCAG ATTGGTCCCAACCAGATAGAGGCATTATATCAGTATGCCAAGTTTCAGTTTGAATGTGGGAACTACTCTGCTGCCGCTGACTATCTTTATCAGTACAGGGCATTGTGCACAAATAGTGAAAGGAGGCTGAGTGCACTATGGGGTAAGTTGGCAGCTGAGATATTGATGCAGAACTGGGATATTGCTCATGAAGAACTTAATCAGTTGAAAGAAAAAGTTGACGATTCaaag AATTTTTTGTCTCCTTTGAGTCAGATGCAAAGCAGAATCTGGCTGATGCATTGGAACCTGTTCATCTTTTTCAATCATGATAATGGAAGGATGCAAATCATTGACTTGTTCAATCAGGATAA GTATCTCAATGCCATTCAAACAAATGCTCCCCATCTCCTGCGTTACTTAGCCACTGCATTCATTGTCAATAAGAGGAGGAGACCTCAATTCAAAGATTTTATTAAGGTTATTCAGCAAGAGCAGTACTCTTACAAAGACCCTATTACAGAGTTTTTGGCTTGTGTATATGTCAATTATGACTTTGATGGTGcacaaaagaaaatgagagaatgTGAAGAA GTGATATTGAATGATCCTTTCCTGGGCAAACGATTGGAAGAAGGCAACTTTTCTACTGTGCCACTGAGAGATGAGTTCCTTGAAAATGCTCGGCTATGTATCTTTGAGACCTATTGCCGAATTCATCAGCGTATTGATATGGG CAGAGTACTTGCTGagaagttgaatttgaattatgagGAGGCTGAAAGATGGATTGTGAATCTTATTCGGAGCTCAAAACTTGATGCCAAAATTGATACAAAGACAGGAACTGTTATAATTGAGCCTAGCCATCCCAATGT ATACGAGCAATTGATAGACCACACTAAGGCGCTATCAGGACGTACCTATAAGCTAGTCAGTCAGCTTATGGAACATGTACAAACACAAGCTGCTCGATAA